Proteins co-encoded in one Desulfuromonadales bacterium genomic window:
- a CDS encoding electron transfer flavoprotein subunit beta/FixA family protein, with protein sequence MKLLVCIKQVPDMESRFKANAAGNWFSEADLAFRMNEYDEYAVEQAVLLREQVGEGAELTVLSIGPDRVMETIKKALAMGCDRAVHILDPDVHLKDPWQVASTVAAFADDKQFDLIFTGMQSQDRGSAQVGVTVAELLGYACATTLVDFEYSDGQVKGKRELEGGVKGVVRMTLPALVTCQLGLNIP encoded by the coding sequence ATGAAGCTACTGGTGTGCATCAAGCAGGTTCCCGACATGGAGTCCCGTTTCAAGGCAAATGCCGCCGGAAACTGGTTCTCCGAGGCGGACCTTGCCTTTCGCATGAACGAGTATGACGAATATGCCGTTGAGCAGGCGGTTCTTCTGCGGGAACAGGTGGGTGAGGGTGCCGAACTGACAGTTCTCTCCATCGGGCCTGACCGCGTCATGGAAACCATCAAGAAAGCGTTGGCCATGGGGTGCGACCGAGCGGTTCATATCCTTGATCCGGATGTGCATTTGAAAGACCCCTGGCAGGTTGCGTCAACTGTTGCGGCGTTTGCAGACGACAAGCAGTTCGACCTCATCTTTACCGGCATGCAGTCGCAGGACCGGGGTTCCGCCCAGGTCGGCGTGACCGTTGCCGAACTCCTTGGCTATGCCTGTGCGACCACCCTGGTCGATTTCGAATATTCCGATGGGCAAGTCAAAGGGAAGCGTGAACTCGAGGGTGGGGTAAAGGGGGTTGTCCGTATGACCCTGCCGGCTCTGGTGACCTGCCAGTTGGGGCTTAATATTCC